The window GCGGGCGGGAGTGGGCCCGGAGCCAGGCGGCGAGCTCCTGCTCCGTCGCGCTGCCGTCCGCAACCGAGAGCGTCGTCATCACCGCCTCCGGCTCCGGCGCGTCCAGCTCGACGCCGTTGGCCCCGAGGAACACGTATGTGCAGATGAAGCCGACGCGCTTGTTGCCGTCGACGTAGCCGTGGTTCTTGATGAGGCCGTAGCCGTACGCGGCGGCGAGCGCGATCAGGT of the Longimicrobiaceae bacterium genome contains:
- a CDS encoding type II toxin-antitoxin system death-on-curing family toxin, which produces MDEPRWLSRRLVDAIHLDQLRQHGGSPGVRDANLIESALQRPLDKWHYGGERDLIALAAAYGYGLIKNHGYVDGNKRVGFICTYVFLGANGVELDAPEPEAVMTTLSVADGSATEQELAAWLRAHSRPQGAP